Proteins encoded together in one Leishmania donovani BPK282A1 complete genome, chromosome 33 window:
- a CDS encoding protein kinase, putative has product MDADKRLATPPDARGDSPSSSNARLHLWSSFDSDDVPLTLKPTPVGARTGNGSQDVRPTKGAASSTRVTTPIMLHPVTVNATGMFADQQRPPPSVFIATPPLFRSMLPPRGAEAKTVAYPEVSDQPGSEEEMQILKPATDITPTQASIINISGNPAAAIPPLPSVSVGEHSFEAGRSRRKLGGKSEVSFTQETLTAPGAGAALPVATPGANHSVSSGGGHLRTPSSRFGKVSGAGSMAFFSGAGGSLLPAEGTRGGLASRASACPSYHASSSANEENRFDGTETVASALGGEKPLFSTVRSAEHANRSSSPKPGSGAARPLICLSSKMRSGTRCPDQHHHTADPSLASTWASSYRPGATATRSERRTCRVPVSMAVVMSTVITVILVAALTIVPLNAVSTQSVDYVMSTLSLSLASSYTRSVEATMLFLPNAISAYAFAYMNSSDTQAWNWNAADMPQALRQMCHTVAGTDRNPTSFLLYMSLSSPYTGYSAYCSQQYTDDYLIGNYITDNSSQPRYFVNGTTYNYAEPLIMYPAVQAMTPWEYTVDFGGTKNTWHSVVMPWYAQYQQARLSKAAVGAASPHEAAPDCDRRSSTGPEHSVVNPLKYLNGYWRIFSTNVSVITYTLPFVDYAGNPASIMGALRADGFNALHSDGLIAAASSARAMVVDTSSGLVFITSWEQDTTVRLDNWNTSCNCTPGGSNQRTLYLEDITDPLMIAAVQNVGGQEGIADTPLEVDRWIGQFTFNDTENLMVISRVAISSDYSDMNLVVIYAMCKNDFIVFINHVQITALIAVVLVLVVIVLIEISLLYLLVQPVRGVAAGLRAAAELRDGKECVDHATSLIKEVAEMQRYFHIMNRKLMQMKTFLPQGMLGAQAVHTDIQGASDAGLTVFPTSTLHGRGGGGVWENAYGDDGYGGPGDMLGGDGSGDVCAAHRGGKDSDSELGSILDASETGQKQRRGCGQPVAEVAHLRLNDHVLLEEVNRFRRRYCSTIVFCMHLMESEISVKFLNKNCVYFTEGVLPCVLRYGGVIELQRPDYIVVSFGAHNKVALHQNRAAMCALEVMKVLNATTPIGPRVGCMIDASEYYVGTCGAADRNALVTFSNSLVPKVDLIRVLKSVQTQIVLTQRLASTLESSMLVMPVDCMILNPIGLKEIILYELRGHIRMLPSKVSVVMVREVIRAVRMGFTHMLKGDYSRALEILEPFETMELQAARLGFMCKVFISHNINRPFVRSVTRLTFSEAHFAGYNDCWSTEWGELHESGTSFGAHGHKSTTDGSVETANPLAAGGGIGGSASSFAFSPFSNDLDPATLLMTPPTLRLVVGASLNLPLSSKEGSKQINEGSVTVGAASVATRADEGSLTMRRSTGAAEEKAEQNELERAAARRAVADEGETALFEIFVENQPDDDDDVDDGEAEAGGRGSWAGSSAYYSAFNKATNNGGFGGGGGGEVPVKHCTAAAMSTREAIRCPRKSELPLVFNDYEGNTWRRSYDILGTGAFSTVYRGLSMSGNLVALKCFQLGARNIEVHAIVDEVRLFANLHHENVVQYLSLYVSESYVIEIMEFVPGGSLDTLLKSFGSLRPESVRRYLRDIARGLSYLHTANIVHCDIKPHNVLLAMDGQCKLSDFGSAIARATSSICSIDNVLEMRGTPGYMAPEVARGDVPTMKSDVYSLGITILELLTGRLPWDYADAFAPKLSGKLAQPKSTSEQRASQLHTCPAAGARGTGVADGAVAQAGADLSEKTLNAGISATRGPSGGPITDSHLYAATMLSNASYAGPATPMGEMVCGFGSGPLSSKNQSGEAEHSFRRLEFSGSGAGITEGSSGLPPHALASTPEERASATVASLRATTSLAKVAAAENAAAGACNDDGTVMPLGGALKRSLEINQSRQQHDSIAYSPSSTSRPPSSSILSSFYQTQRFAVPLHRRPIEQVLRSSTQLVVYIGRGLVVPRIPDTLDEDVINFLELCLKPDPAERASMSELMLHPWLM; this is encoded by the coding sequence ATGGATGCGGACAAGCGCCTTGCTACGCCGCCGGATGCACGCGGCGACTCcccaagcagcagcaacgctcGCCTTCATTTGTGGTCCTCTTTTGATAGCGATGACGTGCCCCTCACCCTCAAACCCACGCCCGTTGGGGCGAGAACAGGGAACGGCAGTCAGGATGTCAGGCCAACAAAGGGGGCGGCATCTTCTACAAGAGTAACGACACCGATCATGTTGCACCCCGTGACGGTGAACGCAACAGGCATGTTCGCCgatcagcagcggccgccaccctccGTCTTCATAGCCACGCCGCCCTTGTTTCGCTCTATGTTACCTCCAcgcggcgccgaggcgaAGACAGTCGCTTACCCGGAAGTCTCTGATCAACCAGGCTCAGAGGAAGAAATGCAGATCCTCAAGCCGGCCACTGACATAACCCCAACTCAAGCTTCAATCATCAACATCAGCGGCAATCCCGCCGCGGCGATcccgccgttgccgtccgTGAGTGTTGGTGAGCACAGCTTCGAAGCTGGCCGTTCAAGGCGCAAGCTAGGCGGCAAGTCGGAGGTATCGTTTACGCAAGAAACGTTGACGGCGCCGGGAGCTGGAGCTGCCCTACCTGTTGCGACGCCGGGTGCGAACCACAGCGTTTCGAGTGGCGGGGGCCACCTGCGCACCCCAAGCTCTCGCTTCGGGAAGGTGAGCGGTGCTGGATCTATGGCGTTCTTCTCGGGTGCCGGCGGCAGCTTACTCCCTGCCGAGGGAACGAGAGGCGGGCTGGCCAGCCGGGCTTCTGCTTGCCCCAGCTACCACGCGAGCAGTAGCGCGAACGAGGAAAACCGTTTCGACGGCACAGAGACGGTGGCCAGCGCCCTCGGCGGCGAGAAACCCCTCTTTTCCACTGTTCGGAGTGCTGAACACGCTAACAGGTCGTCTTCACCGAAgcctggcagcggcgcggcacggCCGCTCATCTGCCTGTCGTCCAAGATGCGCTCTGGCACCCGCTGTCCGGATCAGCATCACCACACCGCTGATCCGTCATTAGCGAGCACGTGGGCGTCGTCGTATAGACCAGGCGCGACCGCGACGCGGTCCGAGCGGCGCACTTGCCGGGTGCCCGTCTCTATGGCGGTCGTGATGAGTACAGTCATCACCGTCATCCTCGTTGCCGCCCTCACCATTGTGCCTCTCAACGCCGTCTCAACCCAGTCGGTCGACTATGTGATGTCGACGCTCAGTCTCTCGCTTGCCTCTTCCTACACGCGGTCGGTGGAGGCAACGATGCTGTTTTTGCCGAACGCGATCAGCGCCTACGCGTTTGCTTACATGAATTCATCGGACACGCAGGCATGGAACTGGAATGCCGCTGACAtgccgcaggcgctgcggcagatgTGTCACACAGTCGCCGGCACCGATCGCAACCCCACCTCCTTTTTGCTCTACATGTCCTTGAGCAGCCCGTACACGGGCTACAGCGCGTACTGCTCACAGCAGTACACCGATGACTACCTGATCGGCAACTACATCACGGACAACTCGTCTCAGCCTCGCTACTTCGTTAACGGAACGACCTACAACTACGCTGAGCCCCTCATCATGTACCCGGCTGTGCAAGCAATGACGCCGTGGGAGTACACGGTTGATTTTGGAGGGACAAAGAACACGTGGCATAGTGTTGTCATGCCGTGGTACGCACAATACCAACAGGCCCGGCTCTCAAAGGCGGCTGTAggcgctgcctcgcctcACGAGGCTGCTCCTGACTGTGATAGGCGCTCCTCCACAGGGCCCGAGCACTCGGTCGTTAACCCTCTCAAATACCTGAACGGGTACTGGCGCATCTTCAGCACCAACGTCAGCGTCATCACGTACACGTTACCGTTCGTCGACTACGCCGGCAACCCAGCCTCTATCATGGGTGCCCTGCGTGCGGACGGCTTCAACGCCCTGCACTCCGACGGCCTCATTGCCGCGGCCAGCAGTGCCCGCGCCATGGTTGTCGACACGTCAAGTGGTCTTGTCTTCATCACCTCCTGGGAACAGGACACGACAGTGCGGTTGGACAACTGGAACACGTCGTGCAACTGCACTCCTGGCGGAAGCAACCAGCGAACGTTATACCTAGAAGACATCACAGACCCGCTCATGATTGCTGCCGTGCAGAACGTTGGCGGGCAGGAAGGCATCGCCGACACGCCGTTAGAGGTGGATCGGTGGATCGGTCAATTCACTTTTAACGACACCGAAAACCTGATGGTGATCAGCCGCGTTGCCATCTCCTCTGACTACTCCGACATGAACCTCGTCGTGATCTACGCCATGTGCAAGAATGACTTCATCGTCTTCATCAATCATGTACAAATTACCGCCCTTATCGCAGTCGTGCTGGTTCTGGTGGTTATTGTGCTGATCGAGATCTCCCTTCTGTACCTGCTTGTGCAGCCGGTGCGCGGGGTGGCAGCCGGtctgcgcgcagctgcggagctgcgcgacggcaAAGAGTGCGTCGACCACGCAACGTCCTTGATcaaggaggtggcggagatGCAGCGTTACTTCCACATTATGAATAGAAAGCTAATGCAGATGAAGACGTTTCTCCCGCAGGGTATGCTCGGGGCCCAAGCCGTGCACACCGACATTCAAGGCGCCAGCGATGCCGGCTTGACTGTCTTCCCCACCTCGACGTTACATGGGCggggaggtggcggcgtgtGGGAGAATGCGTACGGCGACGATGGGTACGGTGGACCGGGTGACATGcttggcggcgacggcagcggcgacgtctgcgcagcccaccgcggcggcaaagaCAGCGACTCTGAGCTGGGAAGTATACTCGACGCGAGTGAGACGGGCCAGAAGCAGCGCCGGGGCTGCGGCCAGCcagtggcggaggtggcacACCTCCGTCTGAATGATCACGTGCTCCTCGAGGAGGTGAACCGCTTTCGTCGGCGCTACTGCAGCACCATCGTTTTCTGCATGCACTTGATGGAGTCTGAGATCAGCGTAAAGTTCTTGAACAAGAACTGCGTCTACTTCACCGAGggtgtgctgccgtgcgtgctgcgTTACGGCGGCGTGATTGAGTTGCAGCGGCCGGACTACATTGTCGTCAGCTTCGGCGCGCACAACAAGGTCGCGCTGCACCAGAACCGCGCCGCCATGTgcgcgctggaggtgatGAAGGTGCTGAACGCCACCACCCCGATCGGCCCACGCGTGGGGTGCATGATCGACGCAAGCGAGTACTATGTCGGCAcctgcggcgcggcggaccGTAACGCGCTCGTCACCTTCAGCAACAGCCTAGTCCCGAAGGTTGACCTCATTCGCGTGCTCAAGTCTGTGCAGACGCAGATTGTTCTCACGCAGCGACTCGCCTCCACCCTGGAAAGCTCGATGCTCGTCATGCCGGTGGATTGCATGATACTGAACCCCATCGGCTTGAAGGAGATCATTCTATACGAGCTGCGGGGCCACATCCGCATGCTGCCGTCGAAGGTGTCTgtggtgatggtgcgcgAGGTCATCCGTGCTGTGCGCATGGGCTTCACTCACATGCTCAAGGGCGACTATAGCAGGGCACTAGAGATCCTGGAGCCGTTCGAGACAATGGAGTTGCAGGCGGCCCGCCTCGGCTTCATGTGCAAGGTCTTTATCTCACACAACATTAACCGCCCGTTTGTGCGGTCCGTCACACGCCTTACTTTTTCTGAGGCACACTTTGCAGGCTACAACGATTGCTGGTCCACGGAGTGGGGCGAGTTGCACGAGAGCGGCACCTCTTTCGGCGCTCACGGGCACAAGAGTACTACTGACGGCTCCGTGGAGACCGCGAATCCGCTagccgccggtggtggcatcggcggcagcgcctcctccttcgcgtTTTCGCCCTTCAGCAATGACCTCGATCCGGCGACGCTTCTgatgacgccgccgacgcttCGGTTGGTTGTCGGGGCTTCCTTGAACCTTCCCTTATCTAGCAAGGAAGGCTCCAAGCAGATAAATGAGGGCAGCGTGACGGTGGGCGCCGCGTCGGTTGCCACTCGCGCCGACGAAGGCTCTCTGACCATGCGCAggagcaccggcgccgctgaggagAAGGCTGAGCAGAATGAACTGGAaagagcggctgcgagaCGTGCCGTGGCGGATGAGGGCGAGACAGCGCTCTTCGAGATATTTGTGGAGAACCAGcccgacgacgatgacgacgtgGATGACGGAGAAGCCGAGGCGGGCGGGAGGGGCAGCTGggctggcagcagcgcgtatTACAGCGCTTTCAACAAGGCGACAAACAacggcggcttcggcggcggcggcggcggagaggtgCCGGTGAAGCATTGTACCGCAGCAGCTATGAGCACAAGAGAGGCGATACGGTGCCCTCGAAAAAGTGAGTTGCCCCTCGTCTTCAACGACTACGAGGGCAACACGTGGCGCCGCTCCTACGACATACTAGGTACtggcgccttctccaccgtATACCGCGGCCTATCCATGTCTGGCAACCTCGTTGCGCTCAAGTGCTTCCAACTCGGCGCTCGAAACATCGAAGTGCACGCAATCGTCGATGAAGTGCGGCTGTTTGCAAACCTGCACCACGAAAACGTTGTGCAGTACCTCAGCTTGTACGTGTCGGAGTCGTACGTGATCGAGATTATGGAGTTTGTGCCGGGCGGCTCCCTCGATACACTGCTGAAGAGCTTTGGCTCTCTTCGGCCAGAGTCAGTGCGACGCTACCTGCGAGATATCGCGCGTGGTTTGAGCTATCTGCACACGGCAAACATAGTGCACTGCGACATCAAGCCACACAACGTCCTCCTTGCCATGGATGGACAGTGCAAGCTGAGCGACTTCGGCTCCGCAATCGCCCGGGCGACCTCGTCCATATGCAGCATTGACAACGTTCTTGAGATGCGCGGCACGCCGGGCTATATGGCGCCTGAGGTGGCGCGCGGTGACGTGCCGACCATGAAGAGTGACGTGTACTCGCTGGGAATCACCATTTTAGAGCTTCTCACTGGGAGGCTGCCTTGGGACTACGCCGATGCATTCGCCCCGAAGCTTTCAGGGAAGCTGGCACAACCCAAGAGCACTTCTGAGCAGCgcgcgtcgcagctgcatACGTGCCCCGCGGCGGGAGCGCGGGGCACAGGGGTGGcagacggcgctgtcgcacaGGCGGGCGCCGATCTGTCGGAAAAGACGTTGAATGCGGGGATCTCTGCCACCCGGGGGCCCTCGGGCGGGCCCATCACGGATAGCCACCTCTATGCCGCGACGATGCTGTCGAACGCAAGCTACGCAGGCCCGGCCACGCCTATGGGCGAGATGGTGTGCGGCTTTGGCAGTGGTCCTCTCTCTTCGAAAAATCAGAGCGGTGAGGCGGAGCACAGCTTCAGACGTTTGGAGTttagcggcagcggcgcagggaTCACCGAAGGGAGCTCTGGCCTGCCCCCACACGCACTGGCAAGCACACCGGAAGAGAGGGCCTCTGCGACTGTTGCTTCCCTGAGagccaccacctctctcgcgaaggtcgccgcggcggagaaCGCGGCAGCCGGAGCATGCAATGATGACGGCACCGTTATGCCTCTCGGTGGTGCCCTAAAGCGTTCCCTGGAGATCAATCAGAGTCGGCAGCAACATGACAGCATCGCTTACAGCCCTTCCTCTACCTCTCGGCCCCCTTCCAGTTCGATCTTATCTTCGTTCTACCAGACCCAGCGCTTCGCTGTGCCGCTACACCGCCGACCTATCGAACAAGTGCTTCGAAGCTCCACCCAGCTTGTTGTGTATATTGGACGTGGGCTAGTGGTGCCGCGGATCCCCGATACGCTGGATGAGGACGTGATAAACTTCCTGGAGCTGTGTCTGAAACCTGACCCGGCAGAGCGTGCCTCCATGTCGGAGCTGATGCTTCACCCATGGCTGATGTAA